Proteins encoded by one window of Dyella humicola:
- a CDS encoding NADH-quinone oxidoreductase subunit J, with protein sequence MIDPQMFQLICFYAFSAVTVGAALGVISLRNTVHAVLALVLTFFSTACIWLLAEAEFLAIALIVVYVGAVMVLFLFVVMMLDIKQEHVREGFIKYLPVGIIVALIMLGEMLAMIGVRAMHAQVMGANPATVAGMSNTEWLGTALYTQFLLPFEIAALILTVGVVAAVVLTLRERPGVRHQSASQQVLVNPRDRIRLVKMAAEVPTAPQPAPGKETTP encoded by the coding sequence ATGATTGACCCCCAAATGTTCCAACTCATCTGTTTCTACGCGTTCTCCGCGGTCACCGTCGGTGCCGCGCTGGGCGTGATCAGCCTGCGCAACACGGTGCATGCGGTGCTGGCGCTGGTGCTCACGTTCTTCAGCACGGCCTGCATCTGGCTGCTGGCCGAAGCCGAGTTCCTGGCCATCGCGCTTATCGTGGTCTACGTGGGCGCCGTGATGGTGCTGTTCCTGTTCGTGGTGATGATGCTCGACATCAAGCAGGAGCATGTGCGCGAAGGCTTCATCAAATACCTGCCGGTCGGCATCATCGTGGCCCTGATCATGTTGGGCGAGATGCTGGCGATGATCGGCGTACGCGCCATGCACGCCCAGGTGATGGGCGCCAACCCGGCCACCGTGGCGGGCATGTCCAATACCGAATGGCTGGGCACGGCGTTGTACACGCAGTTCCTGTTGCCGTTCGAAATCGCCGCGCTGATCCTCACCGTCGGTGTGGTGGCAGCGGTGGTATTGACCCTGCGCGAGCGTCCCGGTGTGCGTCACCAGTCGGCGTCGCAGCAGGTTCTCGTCAATCCCCGTGATCGCATTCGCCTGGTGAAGATGGCGGCGGAAGTACCCACCGCGCCCCAGCCGGCACCGGGCAAGGAGACCACCCCATGA
- the nuoK gene encoding NADH-quinone oxidoreductase subunit NuoK, with amino-acid sequence MITLSHFIVLGAVLFSIALASLFINRKNVIVLLMSIELMLLAVNINFVAFSRFQGDAAGQVFVFFILTVAAAETAIGLAILVLLFRNRSTINIAEIDSMKG; translated from the coding sequence ATGATCACGCTTTCGCATTTCATCGTGCTCGGCGCGGTGTTGTTCAGCATCGCCCTGGCCAGTCTCTTCATCAACCGCAAGAACGTCATCGTGCTGTTGATGTCGATCGAGCTGATGCTGTTGGCGGTGAACATCAACTTCGTCGCGTTCTCCCGCTTCCAGGGCGATGCCGCGGGGCAGGTGTTCGTATTCTTCATCCTTACCGTGGCTGCGGCGGAAACCGCTATCGGCCTGGCGATCCTGGTGTTGCTGTTCCGTAATCGCAGCACCATCAACATCGCTGAAATCGACAGCATGAAGGGCTGA
- the nuoG gene encoding NADH-quinone oxidoreductase subunit NuoG: protein MSAQPVAPALDLLNIEIDGKPTQIRKGAMIIEAADAIGVAIPRFCYHRKLPIAANCRMCLVEVEMGGKPMPKPQPACATPVAEGMKVKTRTDVALKYQKDVMEFLLINHPLDCPICDQGGECELQDVALGYGRSVSRYTERKRSIADENLGPLVATEMTRCIQCTRCVRFTSEIAGTYELGGMSRGDNLQIGTYIGKTIETELSGNIIDVCPVGALTNKPFQFQARAWELVAKPSIAYHDALGSNLWLHTRRGEVLRTVPRENESINECWLSDRDRYSHQGLYAADRVSTPQVKRNGQWQTTSWEDALGAAVESLKQSAGSDLGVLVHPATTNEEGDLLVRLARGLGSAHIDHRLRQLDFADNAAALVFAKPVAELDHVKAALLVGSDLRHELPLVNHRIHQAVKKGAKVYAVNPASFNFNYKLAGEAIVAPQALVDALLALAKAAVEAGAAAPSALAAAINGASSDQGDKDAIVALKSGSAVVILGEAAVTHPQASWLRAVARFIAEATGAGYNELPVGANALGLARVGVVPGNGGLDAQSMLAQPRKSYVLYGVEPQDVADGAALLKALRGAEHVVAFSAYAGPVLRDVADVILPIALLPENDGTLVNVDGLSQSVAAGAKAPGEARPGWKVLRALGGVLKLAGFEFDDLAGLREGIIERGHQVRAELATRPAVAGLSRLATWPIYRTDAVLRRATALSAHPLNRAPAVRVNADEAQRLGLGEGVPVRVADAVLPLVIDISVPDGTAWIEAAHDDTVALPPYGAALTLSKA, encoded by the coding sequence ATGAGTGCGCAGCCCGTTGCCCCCGCCCTTGATCTGCTGAATATCGAGATCGATGGCAAGCCCACGCAGATCCGCAAGGGCGCCATGATCATCGAGGCCGCCGACGCCATTGGCGTGGCGATCCCGCGTTTCTGCTATCACCGCAAGCTGCCGATCGCCGCGAACTGCCGCATGTGCCTGGTCGAGGTGGAGATGGGCGGCAAGCCCATGCCCAAGCCCCAGCCGGCCTGCGCCACGCCGGTGGCTGAAGGCATGAAGGTGAAGACCCGCACCGACGTCGCTCTGAAATATCAGAAGGACGTGATGGAGTTCCTGCTGATCAACCATCCGCTCGACTGCCCGATCTGCGATCAGGGCGGCGAGTGCGAACTGCAGGACGTGGCGCTGGGCTATGGCCGCAGCGTGTCGCGCTACACCGAGCGCAAGCGCAGCATCGCCGACGAAAACCTCGGCCCGCTGGTCGCGACCGAAATGACCCGCTGCATCCAGTGCACGCGCTGCGTCCGCTTCACCAGCGAGATCGCCGGCACCTACGAACTGGGTGGCATGAGCCGCGGCGACAACCTGCAGATCGGCACCTATATCGGCAAGACGATCGAGACCGAGCTGTCGGGCAATATCATCGACGTCTGCCCGGTGGGCGCGCTCACCAACAAGCCGTTCCAGTTCCAGGCACGCGCCTGGGAGCTGGTGGCCAAGCCATCGATCGCTTATCACGATGCGCTGGGCTCCAACCTGTGGCTGCATACGCGCCGCGGTGAAGTGCTGCGCACGGTGCCGCGCGAAAACGAATCGATCAACGAGTGCTGGCTCTCCGACCGCGACCGTTACAGCCATCAGGGCCTGTACGCCGCCGATCGCGTGAGCACACCGCAGGTCAAGCGCAACGGCCAGTGGCAGACCACCAGCTGGGAAGACGCGCTCGGTGCGGCCGTCGAATCGCTGAAACAGTCCGCCGGTAGCGACCTGGGCGTGCTGGTGCATCCGGCCACCACCAACGAAGAAGGCGACCTGCTGGTGCGCTTGGCACGTGGCCTGGGCAGCGCGCATATCGATCACCGCCTGCGTCAGCTGGACTTTGCTGACAACGCCGCGGCTCTGGTATTTGCCAAGCCGGTGGCAGAGCTCGATCACGTCAAGGCCGCACTGCTGGTCGGTTCAGACCTGCGCCATGAGTTGCCGCTGGTCAATCACCGCATCCATCAGGCGGTGAAGAAAGGCGCCAAGGTCTACGCCGTCAATCCGGCGAGCTTCAACTTCAACTACAAGCTGGCGGGTGAAGCGATCGTCGCGCCGCAGGCGCTGGTCGATGCGCTGCTGGCCCTGGCCAAGGCCGCCGTCGAGGCGGGTGCCGCGGCACCGTCCGCATTGGCTGCCGCGATCAACGGCGCCTCGTCGGACCAGGGTGACAAGGACGCCATCGTTGCACTCAAGAGTGGCAGCGCCGTGGTGATTCTCGGCGAAGCCGCCGTGACGCATCCGCAGGCCTCGTGGCTGCGTGCCGTTGCCCGCTTCATCGCCGAAGCCACCGGGGCGGGCTACAACGAGCTGCCGGTCGGCGCCAATGCGCTGGGCCTGGCCCGCGTCGGCGTGGTGCCGGGCAATGGCGGCCTCGACGCACAGAGCATGCTGGCCCAGCCGCGCAAGTCGTATGTGCTGTATGGCGTCGAACCGCAGGACGTGGCCGATGGGGCCGCACTGCTCAAGGCGCTGCGCGGTGCCGAGCACGTGGTGGCGTTCTCCGCTTATGCCGGTCCGGTGCTGCGTGACGTGGCCGACGTGATCCTGCCGATTGCGCTGCTGCCGGAAAACGACGGCACCCTGGTCAACGTCGACGGCTTGTCGCAAAGCGTGGCTGCCGGTGCCAAGGCGCCGGGTGAAGCGCGTCCGGGCTGGAAGGTTCTGCGTGCGCTGGGTGGCGTGCTGAAGCTCGCGGGCTTCGAGTTCGACGACCTGGCGGGTCTGCGCGAAGGCATTATCGAGCGCGGTCATCAGGTGCGTGCGGAACTGGCGACCCGTCCGGCGGTTGCCGGCCTGAGCCGTCTGGCGACCTGGCCGATCTATCGCACCGACGCTGTGCTGCGTCGGGCGACCGCTCTGAGCGCCCACCCGTTGAACCGGGCGCCGGCCGTGCGCGTCAATGCCGACGAGGCGCAGCGCCTGGGTCTGGGCGAGGGCGTGCCCGTACGCGTTGCCGATGCGGTGCTGCCGCTGGTGATCGACATCAGCGTGCCCGATGGCACGGCGTGGATCGAAGCCGCACACGATGACACCGTCGCGCTGCCGCCCTACGGCGCAGCCCTCACCCTGAGCAAGGCGTAA
- the rimP gene encoding ribosome maturation factor RimP, producing the protein MDTQALAQRFSEVLVDLGLECIGVEFTPSQGQSTLRIYLDVLDQGGESREVGLDDCETASRELSALLDVEDPIPGHYVLEVSSPGIDRPLFTAAQFAKVIGAEVKVLLKAPLEGRRRMRGKVVSVEGEQILLEGEGKNFEFEHGAVESARVVPDWVALGYVPQPKPGKKPTK; encoded by the coding sequence ATGGATACGCAGGCATTAGCTCAACGCTTCAGCGAAGTTCTGGTCGATTTGGGACTGGAATGTATTGGCGTGGAGTTCACCCCGTCGCAGGGGCAGAGTACTCTGCGGATCTACCTGGACGTGCTCGATCAAGGTGGCGAGAGCCGCGAAGTCGGCCTCGACGACTGCGAGACGGCGAGTCGCGAGCTGTCGGCGCTGCTGGACGTGGAGGACCCGATTCCGGGCCACTACGTGCTGGAGGTTTCTTCCCCGGGCATCGATCGCCCGCTGTTCACCGCGGCACAGTTCGCCAAGGTGATCGGTGCGGAAGTGAAAGTATTGCTGAAGGCACCGCTGGAAGGCCGTCGTCGTATGCGCGGCAAGGTGGTGTCGGTCGAAGGTGAGCAGATCTTGCTGGAAGGCGAGGGCAAGAACTTCGAATTCGAACATGGCGCGGTGGAAAGCGCGCGCGTGGTGCCTGATTGGGTGGCGCTCGGTTACGTGCCGCAGCCCAAGCCGGGCAAGAAGCCTACAAAGTAA
- the nuoI gene encoding NADH-quinone oxidoreductase subunit NuoI, protein MSRITHYFKSLLLIELFKGMALTMRYMFSPKYTMRYPMEHIPKSNRFRGLHALRRYPNGEERCIACKLCEAVCPALAITIDSAPRESDGQRRTTRYDIDLFKCIFCGFCEESCPVDSIVETHIHEYHFEQRGENVVTKSQLLAIGDRFEQDIAAARAQDAAYR, encoded by the coding sequence ATGTCCCGCATCACCCACTATTTCAAAAGCCTGCTGCTGATCGAGCTGTTCAAGGGCATGGCTTTGACCATGCGTTACATGTTCAGCCCGAAGTACACGATGCGCTACCCGATGGAGCACATCCCCAAGTCGAACCGCTTCCGCGGCCTGCATGCCCTGCGTCGTTATCCGAACGGCGAAGAGCGTTGCATTGCGTGCAAGCTGTGCGAGGCGGTGTGCCCGGCCCTGGCCATCACCATCGACTCGGCGCCGCGCGAGAGTGACGGCCAGCGCCGCACCACGCGCTACGACATCGACCTGTTCAAGTGCATCTTCTGCGGCTTCTGCGAAGAGAGCTGCCCGGTCGACTCGATCGTCGAGACGCATATCCACGAGTATCACTTCGAGCAACGTGGCGAGAACGTGGTGACCAAGTCGCAGCTGCTCGCCATTGGCGACCGCTTCGAGCAGGACATCGCGGCCGCTCGCGCTCAAGACGCTGCGTATCGCTGA
- a CDS encoding NADH-quinone oxidoreductase subunit M, which yields MFNHLLSLLIWLPIVGAVPVLLAGSGRPNTARWMALLVAVITFVLSLYLLPQYNAADSAKQLVESHVWIASLGVHYSLAVDGISIALILLTCFVGILVIVGAWEVIQDKPHQYMAAMLVLQGLMIGVFCATDALLFYVFFEAMLIPMFILIGVWGGPRRVYATLKFFIYTFFGSIFMLVGLIYLYLKAGSFDLQVLAALPLTMKEQSWLFFAFLIAFAVKVPMVPVHTWLPDAHVEAPTGGSVVLAAVMLKIGGYGFLRFSLPIVPDASEAYAWVVIGLSLIAVVYIGYIALVQEDMKKLVAYSSVAHMGFVTLGIFIAFMLVRGAGNIDAAKLGMQGAMVQMISHGFVSGAMFSCIGVLYDRLHTRQIKDYGGVINVMPWFGFFYVLFAMANSGLPGTSGFVGEFQVILASFQANPWIALFAAFTLIIGAAYTLYMVKRVLWGDIHNPHVAEMKDINGREIFVLGAFAAAVLALGIWPQPLIHLMDSSVTQLVTQLGNHKV from the coding sequence ATGTTCAATCATTTGCTCAGCCTGCTGATCTGGCTCCCCATCGTGGGTGCCGTCCCGGTGCTGCTTGCCGGCTCCGGTCGACCCAACACCGCGCGCTGGATGGCGCTGTTGGTGGCCGTGATCACCTTCGTCCTCAGCCTTTACCTGTTGCCGCAATACAACGCGGCAGACAGCGCCAAGCAGTTGGTCGAAAGCCATGTATGGATCGCCTCGCTCGGCGTGCACTACAGCCTAGCGGTCGACGGCATCTCCATCGCGCTGATCCTGCTTACCTGTTTTGTCGGCATCCTGGTGATCGTCGGCGCGTGGGAGGTGATCCAGGACAAGCCGCACCAGTACATGGCTGCCATGTTGGTGCTGCAGGGTCTGATGATCGGCGTGTTCTGCGCCACTGACGCGTTGCTGTTCTACGTGTTCTTCGAGGCCATGCTGATCCCGATGTTCATCCTCATCGGTGTCTGGGGTGGTCCGCGTCGCGTCTACGCCACCCTGAAGTTCTTCATCTACACCTTCTTCGGCTCCATCTTCATGTTGGTCGGCCTGATCTACCTGTACCTGAAGGCCGGTTCGTTCGACCTGCAGGTGCTGGCAGCGCTGCCACTGACGATGAAGGAGCAGAGCTGGCTGTTCTTCGCCTTCCTCATCGCCTTCGCGGTGAAGGTGCCGATGGTGCCGGTGCATACCTGGTTGCCGGACGCCCACGTGGAAGCGCCTACCGGCGGCTCGGTGGTGCTGGCGGCGGTGATGCTGAAGATCGGTGGCTACGGTTTCCTGCGCTTCTCGCTGCCGATCGTGCCGGATGCTTCCGAGGCCTATGCCTGGGTAGTGATCGGCCTGAGCCTGATCGCGGTGGTCTACATCGGCTATATCGCCCTGGTACAGGAGGATATGAAGAAGCTGGTGGCGTACTCGTCCGTGGCGCACATGGGCTTTGTCACCCTGGGTATCTTCATCGCCTTCATGCTGGTGCGTGGCGCGGGCAATATCGACGCAGCCAAGCTCGGCATGCAGGGTGCGATGGTGCAGATGATTTCGCACGGCTTCGTCTCGGGCGCGATGTTCTCGTGCATCGGCGTGCTGTATGACCGTCTGCACACTCGCCAGATCAAGGACTACGGCGGCGTCATCAACGTGATGCCGTGGTTCGGCTTCTTCTATGTGCTGTTCGCCATGGCCAATAGCGGCCTGCCGGGCACCAGCGGTTTCGTGGGCGAGTTCCAGGTGATCCTGGCCAGCTTCCAGGCCAATCCGTGGATCGCGCTGTTCGCCGCCTTCACCTTGATCATCGGCGCGGCCTACACGCTGTACATGGTCAAGCGCGTGCTGTGGGGTGATATCCACAACCCGCACGTGGCCGAGATGAAGGACATCAACGGCCGCGAGATCTTCGTACTTGGCGCCTTCGCCGCCGCCGTGCTGGCACTGGGCATCTGGCCGCAGCCGCTGATCCATCTGATGGATTCGTCGGTGACGCAGCTGGTGACGCAGCTTGGCAATCACAAGGTTTAA
- the nuoN gene encoding NADH-quinone oxidoreductase subunit NuoN: protein MPNFNDILILLPELYLVVAACLLLLLDAFMKPEQRPMLHWLSVAVLLVAIYLVIAGQPPGTVTAFNGMFVRDGVAEILKVFALLTTALVFIYAKPYLVDRKLFVGEFYTLTIFAVIGIMLLVSAGNLLTVYLGLELLTLSSYALVALNRDSGLSSEAAIKYFVLGALASGMLLYGMSMVYGATGTLDLAHLHAAATHTGMPQLLIFGLIFMVVGIAFKLGAAPFHMWIPDVYQGSPTAVTIFIGSAPKLAAFGMAYRLLASGLGDLSQHWQLMLAVLAVLSLAIGNLVAIVQSNLKRLLAYSTISHMGYLLLGLVNAGPEGYAAALFYAISYALMSTAAFGVILALARAGFECEEIDDLKGLNQRSPWAAFLMMLVMFSLAGVPPLFGFFAKLLVLQAAIHAGMMWLAIVGAVFAIVGLYYYLRVVKVMYFDKPVEGTEIRLQSDASVRLVLSLNVLALLVLGIGWGPLFGWCQRVFVG from the coding sequence ATGCCGAATTTCAATGACATTCTGATCCTGTTGCCGGAGCTGTATCTGGTGGTGGCGGCGTGCTTGCTGCTACTGCTCGATGCCTTCATGAAGCCCGAGCAGCGTCCCATGCTGCATTGGCTGTCGGTCGCAGTGCTGCTGGTGGCCATCTATCTGGTAATTGCGGGCCAGCCACCCGGGACCGTAACTGCCTTCAACGGCATGTTCGTGCGCGACGGCGTGGCGGAGATCCTCAAGGTCTTTGCGCTGCTCACCACCGCTCTGGTGTTCATCTACGCCAAGCCTTACCTGGTCGACCGCAAGCTGTTCGTAGGCGAGTTCTACACGCTGACCATCTTCGCGGTGATCGGCATCATGCTCCTGGTGTCGGCGGGCAACCTGCTGACGGTGTACCTGGGCCTGGAGTTGCTGACGCTGTCGTCGTACGCGCTGGTCGCGTTGAATCGCGATTCCGGTCTCTCGTCGGAAGCTGCGATCAAGTACTTCGTCCTGGGTGCGCTGGCCTCGGGCATGCTGCTGTACGGCATGTCGATGGTGTATGGCGCCACCGGTACGCTGGATCTGGCGCACCTGCACGCGGCGGCCACGCATACGGGCATGCCGCAGCTGCTGATCTTCGGCCTGATCTTCATGGTCGTGGGCATTGCCTTCAAGCTCGGCGCCGCGCCGTTCCATATGTGGATACCGGACGTTTACCAGGGCTCGCCCACCGCGGTAACGATCTTCATCGGTTCCGCCCCGAAGCTGGCCGCGTTCGGTATGGCGTATCGCCTGCTGGCCTCCGGCCTGGGTGACCTGTCGCAGCATTGGCAGCTGATGCTGGCGGTGCTGGCGGTGCTGTCGCTGGCGATCGGTAACCTCGTCGCCATCGTGCAGAGCAACCTCAAGCGTCTGCTGGCGTACTCGACCATCTCGCACATGGGTTACCTGCTGCTGGGCCTGGTCAATGCTGGGCCAGAAGGCTATGCGGCCGCCTTGTTCTACGCGATCAGCTACGCGCTGATGAGCACCGCGGCCTTCGGTGTGATCCTGGCGTTGGCCCGTGCGGGCTTCGAGTGCGAAGAGATCGATGATCTGAAAGGTCTCAACCAGCGTTCGCCGTGGGCTGCGTTCCTGATGATGCTGGTGATGTTCTCGCTGGCTGGCGTGCCGCCGCTGTTCGGCTTTTTCGCCAAGTTGCTGGTGCTGCAGGCCGCGATCCACGCCGGCATGATGTGGCTGGCCATCGTGGGCGCGGTGTTCGCCATCGTCGGTTTGTATTACTACCTGCGCGTGGTCAAGGTGATGTACTTCGACAAGCCGGTGGAAGGCACCGAGATTCGCCTGCAAAGCGATGCCTCGGTGCGCCTGGTGCTGTCGTTGAATGTGCTTGCCTTGCTGGTGCTGGGTATTGGCTGGGGCCCGTTGTTCGGCTGGTGCCAGCGCGTGTTTGTCGGCTGA
- the nuoH gene encoding NADH-quinone oxidoreductase subunit NuoH, with amino-acid sequence MGDQILNQLIWPVVYILAIILPLVIAVAMFVYWERKVIGWMHVRMGPNKIGPLGLLQAFADVVKLLLKEVILPTEANKFLYYLAPMLALIPALAAWAVVPFNEQMVLANVNAGVLYLLAMTSLGVYGIILAGWASNSRYALLGAMRSAAQVISYELAMGLCLVCVLVLAGSLNLTDIVHAQSGHKGVFDWFMWPLLPVFIIYFISGVAETNRAPFDVAEGESEIVAGFHVEYSGSAFALFFLAEYANMILISFLAAILFMGGWLSPFPASWGFIGHGSFLWLFIKAFIFAFMFLWFRASFPRYRYDQIMRLGWKVFIPITIVWVLVAGCMKYFGWVTVGTGG; translated from the coding sequence ATGGGCGATCAGATTCTCAACCAGCTCATCTGGCCGGTGGTCTACATCCTGGCCATCATCCTGCCGCTGGTCATCGCGGTGGCGATGTTCGTGTACTGGGAGCGCAAAGTCATCGGCTGGATGCACGTGCGCATGGGGCCGAACAAGATCGGTCCCCTCGGCCTGCTGCAGGCATTCGCGGACGTGGTCAAGCTGCTGCTGAAGGAAGTCATTCTTCCGACCGAAGCGAACAAGTTCCTGTATTACCTCGCACCGATGCTGGCGTTGATTCCAGCGCTGGCGGCCTGGGCGGTGGTGCCGTTCAACGAACAGATGGTGTTGGCCAACGTCAATGCCGGCGTGCTGTATCTGCTGGCGATGACCTCGCTGGGCGTGTACGGCATCATCCTCGCCGGCTGGGCCTCCAACTCGCGTTACGCCTTGCTCGGCGCCATGCGTTCGGCCGCCCAGGTGATCTCCTACGAGCTGGCCATGGGCTTGTGCCTGGTGTGCGTGCTGGTGCTGGCCGGTTCGCTGAACCTTACCGACATCGTGCATGCGCAGTCCGGCCACAAGGGCGTGTTCGACTGGTTCATGTGGCCGCTGCTGCCGGTCTTCATCATCTACTTCATCTCGGGCGTGGCCGAAACCAACCGTGCGCCGTTCGACGTGGCGGAAGGTGAGTCGGAAATCGTGGCCGGCTTCCACGTGGAATATTCCGGCTCGGCGTTCGCGCTGTTCTTCCTGGCCGAATACGCCAACATGATCCTGATCAGCTTCCTGGCTGCGATCCTGTTCATGGGCGGCTGGTTGTCGCCGTTCCCGGCCTCGTGGGGCTTTATCGGGCACGGCAGCTTCCTGTGGCTGTTCATCAAGGCCTTTATTTTCGCCTTTATGTTCCTGTGGTTCCGCGCCAGCTTCCCGCGCTACCGCTATGACCAGATCATGCGTCTAGGCTGGAAGGTATTCATTCCCATCACCATCGTCTGGGTCCTCGTCGCCGGCTGCATGAAGTATTTCGGCTGGGTCACCGTCGGCACGGGAGGCTGA
- the nuoL gene encoding NADH-quinone oxidoreductase subunit L, with the protein MELSTSILLTIALAPLVGCLLAGFFGRIIGRAGSHTVTILGVALACGLSFYVLYQLTAGGAPVYNQNIYTWFEIGRYTANVGFLIDRLTAMMMVVVTFVSLLVHIYTIGYMADDDGYQRFFSYISLFTFSMLMLVMSNNFMQLFFGWEAVGLVSYLLIGFWYKRPTAIFANLKAFLVNRVGDFGFLLGIAAILYFLNTLDYATAFSNADSLIGKTLQITQNTHWDAATVIGILLFIGAMGKSAQVPLHVWLPDSMEGPTPISALIHAATMVTAGIFMVARMSPIFELSDTALSFVMVIGATGALFTGLIGIVQNDIKRVVAYSTLSQLGYMTVALGVSAYAGAVFHLMTHAFFKALLFLGAGSVIIAMHHEQDMRYMGGLRKYMPITWITMWIGSLALCGVPFFAGFYSKDAIIEAVGESHRWGANYAYFCVMAGAFVTALYTFRQMYLTFHGKERFVVVHDHGHGEHHHESHKDDHGHHDAGIMHETPKESPWVVTLPLILLAIPSLLVGFFAIQPLLFGEWFGSAIQVHEANNVLAELGKEFSGSMAMALHGFTQLPFLLVLSAFAIQTYIYLFNPALADRIKNALQPIYNVLNHKYWFDAVYYIVFARGGIALGRALWKGGDAAVIDGVLIDGSAGLVQRIAGGVRRLQSGYLYHYVFAMILGLILLLGGYWLVGQ; encoded by the coding sequence ATGGAATTGTCCACCTCCATTTTGCTGACCATTGCCCTGGCGCCGCTCGTCGGCTGCCTGCTCGCGGGCTTTTTTGGTCGCATCATCGGCCGCGCCGGTTCGCACACCGTCACCATCCTCGGTGTGGCGCTTGCCTGTGGCCTGTCGTTCTATGTGTTGTACCAGCTCACCGCTGGCGGTGCGCCGGTCTATAACCAGAACATCTACACCTGGTTCGAGATCGGTCGCTATACGGCCAACGTGGGTTTCCTGATCGACCGTCTCACCGCCATGATGATGGTGGTGGTGACCTTCGTGTCGTTGCTGGTGCATATCTACACCATCGGCTACATGGCCGACGACGATGGTTACCAGCGCTTCTTCAGCTACATCTCGCTGTTCACCTTCTCGATGTTGATGCTCGTGATGAGCAACAACTTCATGCAGCTGTTCTTCGGCTGGGAAGCAGTGGGCCTGGTGTCGTACCTGTTGATCGGTTTCTGGTACAAGCGCCCCACGGCGATCTTCGCCAACCTCAAGGCGTTCCTGGTCAACCGCGTGGGCGACTTCGGTTTCCTGCTCGGCATCGCGGCGATCCTGTATTTCCTCAATACGCTGGACTACGCCACGGCGTTTTCCAACGCCGACAGCCTGATCGGCAAGACGCTGCAGATCACCCAGAACACGCATTGGGATGCCGCCACGGTCATCGGCATCCTGCTGTTCATCGGTGCGATGGGCAAATCCGCCCAGGTGCCGTTGCACGTGTGGTTGCCGGATTCGATGGAAGGCCCGACCCCGATCTCGGCACTGATCCACGCCGCGACCATGGTGACCGCCGGCATCTTCATGGTCGCGCGCATGTCGCCGATCTTCGAGCTGTCGGACACCGCGCTCAGCTTCGTGATGGTGATCGGCGCCACCGGTGCCTTGTTCACCGGCCTGATCGGCATCGTGCAGAACGACATCAAGCGCGTAGTGGCCTATTCCACGCTGTCGCAGCTGGGTTACATGACCGTCGCGCTCGGCGTGTCTGCTTACGCGGGTGCGGTGTTCCACCTGATGACGCACGCGTTCTTCAAGGCGCTGCTGTTCCTGGGCGCAGGCTCGGTGATCATCGCCATGCACCATGAGCAGGACATGCGCTACATGGGCGGCCTGCGCAAGTACATGCCGATCACCTGGATCACCATGTGGATCGGTTCGCTGGCGCTGTGCGGCGTGCCGTTCTTCGCCGGTTTCTACTCGAAGGACGCGATCATCGAGGCGGTGGGCGAGTCGCATCGCTGGGGCGCCAATTACGCTTACTTCTGCGTGATGGCGGGTGCCTTCGTGACCGCGCTGTACACCTTCCGCCAGATGTACCTGACCTTCCATGGCAAGGAGCGCTTCGTCGTCGTGCATGACCATGGCCACGGCGAGCATCACCATGAATCGCACAAGGATGACCACGGTCACCACGATGCCGGCATCATGCATGAGACGCCGAAGGAGTCGCCGTGGGTGGTGACGCTGCCGCTGATCCTGCTGGCGATTCCCTCGCTGCTGGTGGGCTTCTTCGCGATCCAGCCGCTGCTGTTCGGCGAGTGGTTCGGTAGCGCCATTCAGGTGCACGAGGCAAACAACGTACTGGCTGAACTCGGCAAGGAGTTCAGCGGCTCGATGGCGATGGCGCTGCACGGCTTCACCCAGCTGCCGTTCCTGTTGGTGTTGTCGGCGTTCGCTATCCAGACCTACATCTATCTGTTCAACCCGGCCTTGGCCGACCGCATCAAGAATGCGCTGCAGCCGATCTACAACGTGCTCAACCACAAGTACTGGTTTGACGCGGTGTACTACATCGTCTTCGCGCGTGGCGGTATCGCGCTCGGTCGTGCGCTGTGGAAGGGCGGCGACGCCGCCGTGATCGACGGCGTGCTGATCGACGGCTCGGCGGGTCTTGTCCAGCGGATCGCAGGCGGCGTGCGCCGACTGCAGTCCGGCTACCTCTATCACTACGTCTTCGCGATGATTCTCGGCCTAATCCTGCTGCTTGGCGGGTATTGGCTGGTCGGGCAATAA